The following coding sequences lie in one Oreochromis niloticus isolate F11D_XX unplaced genomic scaffold, O_niloticus_UMD_NMBU tig00007939_pilon, whole genome shotgun sequence genomic window:
- the LOC109199791 gene encoding probable Bax inhibitor 1, producing the protein MNAFDHSKTDAVFQFSHISHSTQEHLKKVYSSLAICMCLAAVGSYVYIYLVARLVTVSAASPLAVLGLLICLAVATLTSLGLFIWFAVTPHNPETERKRLAFLEGFALLTGFSLGPILDDVIAVDPNVIATAFVGTSVIFICFTLSALYDTHRGHLFLRGTLMSGCSILFLVSLTNVFFGSTLLFEANTYLGLLVMCGFVLFDTQLIIEKAENGDEDYIWHCVTLFDDFISIFRRLMIILYTKEKAKKTKTVSERILCKIIPTDV; encoded by the coding sequence ATGAACGCGTTTGACCACAGCAAGACAGATGCTGTCTTCCAGTTCTCCCACATATCTCACTCCACCCAGGAGCACTTGAAGAAAGTGTACTCAAGCTTGGCAATTTGTATGTGTCTGGCCGCTGTCGGCTCCTACGTCTACATCTATCTGGTCGCACGCCTGGTTACAGTGAGTGCGGCGTCCCCCCTCGCAGTCCTGGGGTTGTTGATCTGTCTTGCGGTGGCTACCCTCACCTCACTGGGGTTGTTTATCTGGTTTGCCGTGACCCCCCATAACCCTGAGACAGAAAGGAAGAGACTTGCTTTCCTTGAAGGATTTGCCTTGCTCACAGGTTTTAGCCTTGGACCCATACTGGACGATGTCATCGCTGTCGATCCGAATGTCATCGCGACCGCCTTCGTGGGAACCTCGGTGATTTTCATCTGCTTCACTCTCAGCGCCTTGTACGACACACACAGGGGCCACCTGTTCCTCCGTGGCACACTCATGTCCGGCTGTTCTATTCTGTTCCTGGTGTCTCTGACGAACGTGTTCTTCGGATCTACGCTTCTGTTTGAGGCGAACACCTACCTGGGACTGCTCGTCATGTGCGGCTTTGTCCTGTTTGACACTCAGCTCATTATCGAGAAAGCAGAGAACGGGGACGAGGACTACATCTGGCACTGTGTGACCTTGTTTGATGATTTCATCAGCATTTTTAGGAGACTGATGATCATCCTTTACACGAAGGAGAAGGCCAAGAAGACGAAGACGGTCTCTGAACGTATTCTGTGCAAGATAATACCGACCGATGTGTGA